One window from the genome of Rufibacter tibetensis encodes:
- a CDS encoding DUF2490 domain-containing protein, which produces MKKLFFLSLVLLSLAFSEAIAQNNRRHDTNYNGWFMYFGTHKLTDKWGLHTEFQLRRYHVVSDPQQFMPRVALVYNLSDRASIAAGYAYVHTYPYGDNPAADDFPEQRTFQQLQLKDQQGIFGLQHRFRLEQRWVKFALADEYTYMNRARYQFRATLPLQGTSLEDKEFYLGVYDEVFLNFGPNVTNNIFDQNRAYAAVGYRFHKDANVEVGYLHQHVAQRNGIWFENNHTLQVGLTYNLDFRKKSTVPQE; this is translated from the coding sequence ATGAAGAAGCTTTTCTTTTTGAGTCTCGTACTCCTTTCCCTTGCGTTTTCAGAGGCTATTGCCCAGAACAACAGACGCCATGACACCAACTACAACGGCTGGTTCATGTACTTCGGAACGCATAAATTGACCGATAAGTGGGGTTTGCATACGGAGTTCCAATTGCGCCGGTACCATGTGGTGTCAGATCCACAACAGTTCATGCCGCGCGTAGCCTTGGTCTATAACCTGTCAGACCGCGCTTCTATAGCAGCAGGTTACGCCTACGTACACACCTATCCGTACGGCGATAACCCGGCCGCAGACGATTTCCCGGAGCAGCGTACGTTCCAGCAGTTACAGTTGAAAGACCAGCAGGGCATTTTTGGCTTACAGCACCGGTTCAGGCTGGAGCAGCGCTGGGTTAAGTTCGCCTTAGCCGATGAGTATACCTACATGAACCGGGCGCGGTACCAGTTCAGAGCCACCCTTCCGTTGCAAGGCACCTCCTTAGAGGATAAAGAATTCTACCTGGGGGTCTATGATGAAGTGTTCCTGAACTTCGGGCCTAACGTGACCAACAACATTTTTGACCAGAACCGCGCCTACGCCGCGGTGGGGTACCGTTTCCACAAAGACGCTAACGTAGAGGTGGGCTATCTGCACCAGCACGTGGCGCAGCGTAACGGCATCTGGTTTGAAAACAACCACACCCTACAGGTAGGCCTTACCTATAATTTAGACTTCCGGAAGAAGAGCACCGTGCCCCAGGAATAG
- a CDS encoding AAA family ATPase, translating to MIKIAITGPESTGKSTLAAQLGQHYGAPWVPEYARTYLDELGRPYEAPDLEAIAKGQLKLWQAEAEKNPELLFLDTELLVLKIWSEHAYGICSSFILENLRQQNCDLYLLLNVDLPWQPDPQREHPHLRQFFYDWYKRELEQMGVPFAEISGSADLRLQKAIEAIEKIRHS from the coding sequence GTGATTAAAATAGCAATTACAGGCCCCGAGAGTACCGGTAAATCTACCCTGGCAGCGCAGTTGGGGCAGCACTACGGCGCGCCATGGGTACCGGAGTACGCCCGAACTTACCTGGATGAACTGGGCCGCCCTTACGAAGCCCCGGACCTGGAAGCCATCGCCAAAGGGCAGCTGAAGCTTTGGCAAGCCGAAGCAGAGAAGAACCCCGAACTATTGTTTCTGGATACTGAGTTGCTGGTGCTGAAGATCTGGTCAGAGCACGCTTACGGCATCTGTTCGTCTTTCATCCTGGAAAACCTCCGGCAGCAGAATTGTGACCTGTACCTGCTCCTGAACGTAGACTTACCCTGGCAACCAGACCCGCAGCGCGAGCATCCGCATTTGCGCCAGTTCTTTTATGACTGGTACAAACGGGAGTTAGAGCAGATGGGGGTGCCCTTTGCCGAGATTTCAGGCTCCGCTGACCTCAGGTTGCAGAAAGCCATTGAAGCCATAGAAAAAATCCGTCATTCATAA
- a CDS encoding aldose 1-epimerase family protein, which produces MKTTYLENEYVRVGVNSKGAELCSLLKKDGNREYIWQADPEFWNRHAPVLFPTVGKLPKDQYLHQGQTYSLPQHGFARDQEFELVEEKENQLVYELKATDETRKNYPFDFFLRIIYTLQDQTVEVKWRVHHAGEGEMLFSIGAHPAFNVPMVPEGSFEDYYLEFSQPETLSRYLLEAGTGLQNGQTEPVLDNMAVLPLRYEHYEKDALVFKNFRSERVTLKSDNHPHFVQMQFANFPFLGIWTKRIGAPFLCIEPWYGIAGSAGEPIELSEKEGMQSLGANETFEAAYTITIG; this is translated from the coding sequence ATGAAAACTACTTACCTGGAAAATGAATATGTGCGCGTAGGCGTGAACAGTAAGGGCGCTGAGCTGTGCAGCCTGTTGAAAAAAGACGGAAACCGTGAATACATCTGGCAAGCAGATCCTGAGTTCTGGAACCGCCACGCCCCGGTACTTTTTCCTACGGTAGGCAAGTTGCCCAAAGACCAATACCTGCACCAAGGGCAAACGTACTCGCTGCCCCAGCACGGCTTCGCCCGTGACCAGGAATTTGAACTGGTGGAAGAAAAGGAAAACCAACTGGTGTATGAGCTGAAGGCTACGGATGAAACTAGGAAGAATTACCCGTTCGATTTTTTCTTGCGCATCATCTACACCCTGCAGGACCAAACAGTAGAAGTGAAATGGCGGGTGCACCACGCAGGTGAAGGCGAGATGCTATTCTCCATTGGGGCGCACCCGGCTTTTAACGTACCCATGGTGCCCGAAGGCTCCTTTGAAGACTATTACCTGGAATTCTCCCAACCAGAGACCTTGTCGCGCTACCTGTTGGAGGCGGGCACCGGCTTGCAGAACGGTCAGACGGAACCCGTGCTGGACAACATGGCCGTGCTGCCGCTCCGCTATGAGCATTATGAGAAAGACGCACTAGTCTTCAAGAATTTCCGCTCAGAGCGGGTGACCCTTAAAAGCGACAATCACCCACACTTTGTGCAGATGCAGTTCGCCAACTTCCCGTTCCTGGGCATCTGGACTAAAAGGATAGGGGCGCCTTTCCTATGCATAGAGCCTTGGTACGGCATAGCGGGCAGCGCAGGAGAGCCCATTGAGCTCAGCGAGAAAGAAGGAATGCAGTCCCTAGGCGCAAATGAGACGTTTGAGGCAGCTTACACCATCACCATAGGGTAG
- a CDS encoding penicillin-binding transpeptidase domain-containing protein yields the protein MFSLNGSTRIPLPQLLAVLWFLFLVPFQGKGQDLQKPFQECRLEGSITVYDLQKNRWTYIDPKDAARASLPASTFKILNSLILLEEKAVQDEHEILKWDGQTRSIPAWNSDTDLAKAFANSTVWFYVRLAEKIGKDKYLSYLKRCGYGNGKLTNAQGADFWNYGDFAISPKEKIQFLRNFYAGDLPFSKDNIQKVKQLMIAEQTPDYTISGKTGWTNYAGTDSGWWVGYVETKGNVYFFSTRLHKNVTTKNDAFAPCRKTITRKILQQLNILPVS from the coding sequence ATGTTCAGCCTGAATGGTTCTACCCGTATTCCTTTACCCCAGTTACTAGCTGTTTTATGGTTCCTGTTTCTGGTGCCTTTTCAGGGAAAGGGGCAGGATCTGCAGAAACCGTTTCAAGAGTGCAGGCTGGAAGGCAGCATTACGGTGTATGATCTCCAAAAGAACCGCTGGACCTACATTGACCCCAAAGATGCCGCCCGGGCTTCTTTGCCGGCCTCTACTTTCAAGATTCTGAATTCGTTGATTTTGCTGGAGGAGAAAGCGGTGCAGGACGAACACGAAATATTGAAATGGGACGGTCAAACCCGCAGCATACCCGCCTGGAACAGTGATACTGACCTAGCAAAAGCCTTTGCCAACTCTACTGTCTGGTTTTATGTGCGGCTGGCCGAAAAGATAGGCAAAGACAAGTACCTCTCCTACCTCAAACGCTGTGGCTACGGCAACGGTAAACTCACCAACGCCCAGGGAGCCGATTTCTGGAATTACGGTGATTTCGCGATTTCACCCAAAGAAAAGATCCAGTTCCTAAGAAATTTTTACGCCGGAGACCTTCCCTTCTCCAAGGATAACATACAGAAAGTGAAGCAACTCATGATAGCCGAACAAACTCCAGACTACACCATCAGTGGCAAAACCGGCTGGACCAATTACGCGGGCACCGACAGCGGCTGGTGGGTGGGATATGTAGAAACCAAAGGCAACGTCTACTTCTTTTCCACGCGGCTGCACAAGAACGTAACCACTAAGAACGATGCCTTTGCTCCCTGCCGAAAAACCATCACCAGGAAGATTCTGCAGCAGTTAAACATATTGCCCGTATCCTAA
- a CDS encoding DUF255 domain-containing protein, translating into MARQNLYSTPMKVPGILPLLFLIYLFVSALEVQAQKIKYETGTVEQVLAKARQEDKPVFIALTWPTSTSAKAPNYRNIISALEDPAVAKLFNAEFLNVKVERNSAEGSKLTRQYSVKEYPTYLYLNPDGNLIHRSKSHSSSPKKYLDEVKAFKEKAASNFNLSYFQKEFDQGRRNADFLLQYLNLQKQMGLPADLDLLETYVSQLPVNAFDNFSTVQFILEQGPIVDSKAFVFSRSNKTILDSIYKTLPFSLRSQINNSIIDNTMRKATATKDAALAQKGAHFARITWDENYARGLRAYQTNMVNFYRSIKDTTNYLREAASYYDRYFMAISLDSVRKIMTAQTEYRNSLLLPSKGKPATPPKPASGAVTRTESTYRTTSTPTTSFVMQLNNAAYSIYETGTRNPTYLTKAMLWSKRTIEVEPVAPYYNTLAHILYRLQLFAEAEAMQQKAVELASKENQPTERFKKSLQQIKARTL; encoded by the coding sequence TTGGCTAGACAAAACCTCTACTCCACCCCCATGAAAGTGCCCGGCATCTTACCCCTCCTTTTCTTGATTTACCTTTTCGTCTCAGCCCTAGAGGTTCAAGCCCAGAAAATCAAGTATGAAACCGGGACAGTAGAGCAAGTTCTAGCTAAAGCCCGGCAGGAAGACAAGCCTGTTTTTATAGCGTTAACCTGGCCAACGTCCACTTCAGCGAAGGCTCCAAATTACCGCAACATTATCAGCGCGCTGGAAGACCCTGCGGTAGCAAAACTGTTCAACGCAGAATTTCTAAACGTGAAGGTGGAAAGGAACTCGGCGGAAGGCAGCAAGTTGACCCGCCAGTACTCGGTGAAGGAATACCCTACTTACCTGTACCTCAACCCAGACGGGAACCTGATTCACCGGAGCAAAAGCCATTCGTCTAGTCCAAAGAAATACCTGGATGAAGTGAAGGCATTCAAGGAGAAAGCCGCCAGTAACTTCAACCTCAGCTATTTTCAAAAAGAGTTTGACCAGGGAAGAAGAAACGCCGATTTTCTGCTCCAGTACCTCAACCTGCAGAAACAGATGGGCTTGCCAGCAGATCTGGACCTATTGGAAACGTACGTGAGCCAATTGCCCGTAAACGCCTTTGACAACTTCTCCACTGTTCAGTTTATTTTGGAGCAAGGGCCCATTGTAGACAGTAAAGCCTTTGTGTTTTCGCGCTCAAACAAAACCATTCTGGACAGCATCTACAAAACACTGCCCTTTTCGCTAAGAAGCCAGATCAACAACAGCATCATTGACAACACCATGCGCAAGGCTACCGCCACTAAAGATGCGGCCCTGGCGCAGAAAGGTGCCCATTTTGCTCGTATTACTTGGGATGAAAACTATGCCCGGGGACTGCGGGCGTACCAGACCAATATGGTGAACTTCTACCGGTCAATCAAAGACACCACTAATTACCTGCGCGAAGCCGCCAGTTATTATGACCGCTACTTCATGGCCATCTCCCTTGATTCGGTCAGGAAAATCATGACGGCTCAGACAGAGTACCGAAACAGTCTACTACTTCCCTCCAAAGGGAAACCGGCCACTCCACCTAAGCCTGCTTCAGGAGCTGTCACCCGTACCGAATCTACTTACAGGACAACTTCCACGCCTACTACCAGCTTTGTCATGCAGCTAAACAACGCGGCGTACTCCATTTACGAGACCGGCACCCGCAACCCTACTTATCTAACGAAAGCCATGCTGTGGAGCAAACGCACCATTGAAGTAGAACCAGTGGCCCCGTACTATAACACTTTGGCCCATATTCTGTACCGGCTGCAACTCTTCGCTGAAGCCGAAGCCATGCAGCAGAAAGCCGTGGAGCTGGCCAGCAAAGAAAACCAACCCACCGAAAGGTTCAAGAAAAGCCTGCAGCAGATTAAGGCCCGCACGCTTTAG
- a CDS encoding nuclear transport factor 2 family protein produces MRALLLSFFCLLVSGFAMAQAKKAAPAVADAKAVEAAVVRLFDGMRAGDSTMARSVLAANARLLSVGAGKDGIVMPRETPINKFVEMIGQNHPQALDERIWNVKVNVDGDLATLWCDYAFYVGDTFSHCGADAFQLYRSPQGWKIFVISDTRRKEGCDLKAAQAAKGKTTP; encoded by the coding sequence ATGCGCGCACTTCTCCTCTCCTTTTTCTGCCTCTTGGTAAGTGGCTTCGCAATGGCCCAGGCGAAGAAAGCTGCTCCTGCAGTGGCTGATGCCAAGGCAGTAGAAGCGGCCGTAGTGCGCTTATTTGACGGCATGCGCGCGGGAGACAGTACCATGGCCCGCTCTGTTCTGGCGGCCAATGCCCGTTTGCTTTCCGTAGGAGCAGGCAAAGACGGCATCGTAATGCCCCGTGAAACGCCTATCAACAAGTTTGTAGAGATGATTGGACAGAACCACCCACAGGCACTGGATGAACGCATCTGGAACGTGAAAGTGAACGTTGACGGCGACCTGGCCACGCTTTGGTGTGATTACGCTTTTTACGTGGGCGACACCTTCAGTCATTGTGGCGCAGATGCTTTCCAACTGTACCGCAGCCCCCAAGGTTGGAAAATATTTGTCATTTCTGACACCCGCCGCAAAGAAGGCTGTGACCTGAAAGCCGCCCAAGCTGCCAAAGGCAAAACAACTCCATAG
- a CDS encoding N-acetylmuramoyl-L-alanine amidase gives MKGTRPLKFIPMLGLFLGLASCSSNPYATTNKAYKKQVKAYAKTLRTTPVVNPGEDSLMRGDQWVGTTNFNLRKPNYVVIHHTAQNSTEQTLKTFTMPKTQVSAHYVIGRDGKVYHMLSDYLRAWHGGTGKWGNTTDLNSSSIGIELDNNGYEPFAEEQINSLLKVLAILKKTHGIPAANFIGHSDIAPSRKVDPNPTFPWKRLAEAGFGTWYNEEAVRNSVFETIIPPYNDSTATVVDSAAIPLPVLPPSTVVAVDTIPLSFQPKEALRIIGYDVQNLEAAIKAFKLHFIQKEVNGVLTDDDKKVLYHLYKKSL, from the coding sequence ATGAAAGGCACTAGACCTCTGAAGTTTATTCCAATGTTAGGGTTGTTTTTGGGCTTGGCTTCCTGTTCCAGCAATCCTTACGCCACCACCAACAAGGCCTATAAAAAGCAGGTGAAAGCCTACGCTAAAACCCTTCGGACTACCCCGGTGGTTAATCCCGGAGAAGATAGCCTGATGCGGGGAGACCAATGGGTGGGCACCACCAACTTCAACCTGCGGAAGCCCAATTACGTGGTCATTCACCACACTGCCCAGAATTCCACGGAACAGACGCTGAAGACGTTTACCATGCCTAAGACTCAGGTAAGTGCACACTACGTCATAGGTCGGGACGGCAAGGTATACCACATGCTGAGCGACTATCTCAGAGCCTGGCACGGGGGGACTGGTAAATGGGGCAATACTACTGACCTTAACTCTTCCTCTATTGGCATTGAACTGGATAACAACGGGTACGAGCCCTTCGCGGAGGAGCAGATCAACAGCCTTCTAAAGGTGTTGGCCATTCTGAAGAAAACGCACGGCATACCAGCTGCTAACTTTATAGGCCACTCAGACATTGCTCCCAGCCGCAAGGTAGACCCTAACCCCACTTTCCCCTGGAAGAGACTAGCCGAGGCAGGTTTTGGCACCTGGTACAACGAAGAGGCCGTCCGGAATTCTGTTTTTGAAACCATCATTCCACCTTACAACGACTCCACTGCCACGGTAGTAGACAGCGCAGCCATTCCTCTTCCAGTCCTGCCCCCCTCCACGGTAGTGGCTGTTGATACCATCCCGCTTTCCTTTCAGCCCAAAGAGGCCCTGCGCATTATTGGCTATGACGTGCAGAACCTGGAGGCAGCCATCAAAGCGTTTAAGCTCCACTTTATCCAGAAAGAGGTAAACGGCGTGCTCACCGATGATGACAAGAAGGTTTTGTACCACCTTTATAAAAAAAGCCTCTAA